Proteins from a genomic interval of Diospyros lotus cultivar Yz01 chromosome 6, ASM1463336v1, whole genome shotgun sequence:
- the LOC127804984 gene encoding aquaporin NIP2-1-like, whose translation MEATTHQNLNNNGRDKSQFVAEEDPQRNMRRLARLLREHYPPQFLRKVVAETIATYLLVFVTCGSAALSAIDEHKLSKLGASVAGGLIVTVMIYAVGHISGAHMNPAVTLAFAAVRHFPWKQVPIYAAAQLTGAISGAFTLRVLLDPIKYVGTTSPSGTAVQALIMEIVVTFSMMFVTSAVATDTKAIGELAGIAVGSAVCITSILAGPISGGSMNPARTIGPAIASNYYKGIWVYVVGPVSGTLLGAWSYSFIRVTDKPVQAISPPSLSLVLRRRSSSIDEVTANDPLNAL comes from the exons ATGGAGGCAACAACGCATCAAAATCTCAACAATAATGGAAGAGATAAAAGCCAGTTTGTGGCGGAGGAAGACCCACAAAGAAACATGCGCCGTCTCGCAAGACTCTTAAGAGAACATTATCCACCTCAGTTTCTCAGAAAG GTGGTTGCAGAGACAATAGCGACGTACCTGTTGGTTTTCGTGACGTGTGGGTCGGCGGCGCTAAGCGCAATTGACGAACACAAGCTCTCGAAGCTCGGAGCCTCCGTCGCCGGCGGGCTTATAGTCACCGTCATGATCTACGCTGTGGGGCACATCTCCGGCGCACACATGAACCCCGCTGTCACCCTGGCTTTCGCCGCCGTGAGGCACTTCCCTTGGAAGCAG GTCCCAATCTATGCGGCGGCTCAATTGACAGGAGCCATATCGGGTGCATTTACTCTGCGGGTACTTCTTGACCCAATAAAATACGTGGGCACCACGTCACCTTCTGGAACGGCTGTTCAAGCTCTCATCATGGAGATAGTTGTCACCTTCTCCATGATGTTCGTCACTTCAGCTGTCGCCACAGATACCAAAGCT ATTGGCGAGCTTGCTGGTATCGCTGTAGGTTCTGCAGTATGCATAACTTCCATCTTGGCCGG ACCAATATCAGGGGGATCGATGAACCCAGCAAGGACAATAGGACCGGCAATAGCCAGCAACTATTACAAGGGAATTTGGGTGTATGTGGTCGGACCAGTTTCAGGAACACTACTAGGGGCATGGTCATACAGTTTTATCCGAGTTACAGACAAGCCTGTCCAGGCAATTTCACCTCCTTCATTGTCGCTTGTACTCCGGCGACGGAGCAGCAGCATTGACGAGGTTACAGCCAATGATCCTCTCAATGCCCTGTAG
- the LOC127803486 gene encoding amino acid transporter AVT1I produces MEAERRDAESLAIPLLLEEDEKKPQKLVEKDTDVEAQPIGHYSAAAGTTSFFKTCFNGLNALSGIGILSTPHALSSGGWLSLIVLFLIAAATFYTGMLIKRCMDADPNVKTYPDIGQLAFGKKGRLVVSVFMNLELYLVATGFLILEGDNLYNLFPIDGVEIAGFRIEGKQVFVIAVALIILPTVMLNDMSMVSYISATGVLASIIILGSILMAGTYDGIGFHEKGRLLDWNGIPTAVSLYAFCYCAHPVFPTLYTSMKDKSKFSKVLLLCFIFCTIIYASMAVSGYLMFGSNANSQITLNLPLNRISSKVAIYTTLINPIAKYALMVTPIVNAIEDRLADSIRKSAGPVIRTSLVISTMIVALAIPFFGSLMSLVGAFLSLTAAVILPCLCYLKVSGTYRIFRLKLVVIAGILLVGILVAIIGTYTSLAEIIGHL; encoded by the exons ATGGAAGCTGAACGACGAGACGCAGAGTCTCTTGCCATTCCTCTACTGCTCGAGGAGGATGAGAAGAAACCGCAGAAGCTTGTTGAGAAGGATACGGACGTAGAGGCGCAGCCAATCGGCCACTACTCTGCCGCCGCCGGCACCACTTCTTTTTTCAAGACCTGTTTCAATGGTCTCAACGCCTTGTCAG GAATTGGGATATTGTCGACTCCACATGCACTATCGTCGGGAGGTTGGCTGAGCTTGATCGTCCTCTTTCTCATTGCCGCTGCAACTTTCTACACCGGCATGCTTATAAAAAGATGTATGGATGCAGATCCAAATGTCAAAACTTATCCCGACATCGGCCAGCTAGCCTTTGGGAAAAAAGGGAGATTAGTGGTGTCCGTTTTCATGAACTTGGAACTGTACTTGGTTGCAACAGGTTTCCTCATTCTAGAAGGAGACAATTTATATAACCTGTTCCCAATTGACGGAGTCGAAATCGCAGGGTTTAGAATCGAAGGGAAACAAGTATTCGTCATAGCTGTGGCTTTAATTATATTGCCCACAGTTATGTTAAATGACATGAGCATGGTTTCTTACATCTCTGCCACTGGAGTTTTAGCTTCTATAATCATCCTTGGCTCAATCTTGATGGCCGGAACTTATGACGGCATAGGTTTTCATGAGAAGGGAAGGCTTCTAGACTGGAACGGAATCCCCACAGCTGTGAGTTTATATGCGTTTTGCTATTGCGCGCATCCAGTTTTTCCCACCCTGTACACTTCTATGAAAGACAAGAGCAAATTCTCCAAG GTATTGCTACTATGCTTTATCTTTTGTACCATCATCTATGCATCGATGGCTGTTTCTGGGTACCTTATGTTTGGTTCGAATGCCAACTCTCAGATAACCTTGAACCTTCCTCTCAATAGAATAAGCTCCAAAGTGGCGATCTACACTACTCTAATcaatcccatcgctaaatacGCACTGATGGTAACGCCAATTGTTAATGCTATCGAGGATCGACTTGCAGACAGCATTAGAAAATCAGCAGGCCCTGTGATCAGAACCAGCTTGGTGATCAGCACTATGATTGTAGCTTTGGCCATCCCATTTTTCGGGTCTCTAATGTCACTCGTGGGAGCATTTTTAAGCCTGACTGCTGCGGTGATACTTCCATGCTTGTGTTACTTGAAGGTTTCGGGTACTTATCGGATATTCAGGTTGAAATTGGTTGTCATAGCGGGTATATTGTTAGTTGGCATCTTGGTTGCAATTATTGGTACATACACATCACTTGCAGAAATAATAGGACATTTGTGA
- the LOC127803484 gene encoding pentatricopeptide repeat-containing protein At2g36730, with amino-acid sequence MPHGMVRPAIWTASHICPPRSYRDNLNLASKKLECLSSLKKCSSMKEIFQVHAQIQIFGLHRDPNLMDEIIQFCASRPSGSLSHGRLLVEYSDNLAVPSWNKLIRGYATSSFPIEAIRVFLAMRFRGVWPSRLTYPFLFKACTTLLALKEGQQIHVDTVKHGLDSDVYVRNTLIRLYGSCGEFVDARQVFEEMTHRTIVSWNSVISAGVENLKFFESMALFVRMRDSGFEPDETTMVILLSACAEVGNLDLGKCVHSQVIEKGLLVNCELGTSLVNMYAKCGDLYCASQVFDRMIVGDVWTWSSLIMGLAQHGLAKDALHIFKRMQHCGIQPNHVTFLGILCACSHARLVEEGRQFFHDMQHVYGIKPTMALYGAMVDCLGRACHLREAYDFVINMPVEPDAVVWRTLLSACNIHDCNDSGGVGEKVRKKLFELEPKRSGNFVMISNKYAEVGMWEKMHHVRSAMRDGGLKKVAGMSYVQVGGSTYRFLSRDHSQVNSENIYLLLDGLYLHIKDDEE; translated from the coding sequence ATGCCCCATGGCATGGTTCGACCTGCAATCTGGACGGCTAGTCACATTTGCCCACCAAGAAGCTACAGAGATAACTTGAACTTGGCCTCCAAGAAGCTAGAATGCCTTTCTTCCCTGAAGAAATGCTCTTCCATGAAAGAGATCTTTCAAGTTCATGCTCAGATCCAAATCTTTGGACTCCACCGTGACCCCAATTTGATGGATGAAATCATCCAATTTTGCGCTTCGCGTCCCTCGGGAAGCTTGAGTCATGGCCGACTCCTTGTCGAGTACTCCGATAACTTGGCCGTGCCTTCGTGGAACAAGCTCATCAGAGGTTATGCTACGAGCAGTTTCCCGATAGAAGCCATCCGGGTTTTCCTTGCAATGAGATTCCGAGGTGTTTGGCCCAGTAGGCTCACGTACCCCTTCCTTTTCAAGGCCTGCACTACGCTTTTAGCCCTCAAAGAGGGCCAGCAGATACACGTAGACACCGTCAAGCATGGTTTGGATTCCGATGTTTATGTTCGGAACACTTTGATTCGTCTCTACGGGTCGTGTGGGGAGTTTGTCGATGCACGCCAGGTGTTCGAGGAAATGACGCACAGGACTATTGTCTCTTGGAATTCCGTTATTTCTGCTGGTGTTGAGAATCTGAAGTTCTTTGAGTCGATGGCGCTTTTTGTTAGGATGAGAGATTCTGGGTTTGAGCCTGATGAAACCACAATGGTGATTTTGCTTTCAGCGTGTGCAGAGGTGGGGAACCTGGACTTGGGGAAATGCGTTCATTCTCAAGTAATAGAAAAAGGATTGCTTGTAAACTGTGAATTAGGCACTTCCCTTGTCAATATGTATGCAAAGTGCGGAGATCTTTATTGTGCCAGTCAAGTGTTTGATCGGATGATTGTAGGAGATGTATGGACATGGAGTTCACTGATCATGGGATTAGCACAGCATGGGCTTGCCAAGGATGCCCTCCACATTTTCAAGAGAATGCAGCATTGTGGAATACAACCTAACCATGTAACCTTTCTAGGGATCCTCTGTGCTTGTAGCCATGCTCGACTTGTGGAGGAGGGGCGCCAATTCTTCCACGACATGCAGCATGTGTACGGGATCAAGCCCACAATGGCACTCTATGGTGCTATGGTGGATTGTTTGGGTCGTGCCTGCCATCTTAGAGAAGCATATGACTTTGTTATAAACATGCCTGTTGAGCCAGATGCAGTTGTCTGGAGGACCTTGCTTAGTGCATGCAACATTCACGATTGTAACGACTCTGGTGGGGTGGGAGAGAAGGTAAGAAAGAAGTTATTTGAATTGGAGCCGAAGAGGAGTGGGAACTTCGTGATGATATCGAACAAATATGCTGAAGTTGGAATGTGGGAGAAAATGCATCATGTGAGAAGCGCGATGAGAGACGGAGGGTTGAAGAAGGTAGCCGGGATGAGCTATGTTCAGGTTGGTGGGTCTACGTATAGATTTCTTTCTAGGGATCACTCTCAAGTTAATTCTGAAAACATCTATCTCTTACTAGATGGATTATATCTGCACATAAAAGACGATGAAGAGTGA